AGGGTCACGGCGCCGGTCTCCACGAGCTCGACGCTCGGGATCTCGGGGCCGATGAGGCGGTGGGCGAGGTCGAGGAAGTCGCTCGTGGAGTGCCCCGTCGCCTCGTAGCGGTAGGTGGGCGGCAGCGCGGCGCGGCGCTCCATGCCGGTGCTCACGAGCACGCGGTACACGTCGTTCGCCGTCTCGACGTCGCTCGAGACGAGCGTGACGTCCTCGCCCATGACGTAGGAGATCGCGCCCTTCAGGAACGGATAGTGCGTGCACCCGAGCACGAGGGTGTCGATGTCCGCCGTGCGGAGCGGCGCGAGGTACTCCGCGGCCACGGCGAGCAATTCGTCGCCCGTGGTGACGCCGGCCTCGACGAACTCGACGAATCGGGGGCATGCAGCCGAGAACAGCTCGAGGTGCGGGGCCGCGGCGAACGCGTCGTCGTAGGCGCGCGAGCCGATCGTGCCCTCGGTGCCGATCACGCCCACGCGCCCGCGCCTGGTGGCAGACACGGCGCGGCGTACCGCCGGCTGGATGACCTCGACGACGGGCACGTCGTAGCGTTCACGGGCGTCGCGGAGCATCGCCGCCGACGCCGTGTTGCACGCGATGACGAGCATCTTCACGCCCTGCGCCACGAGGTCGTCGAGCACGGCGAGCGCGTAGCCGCGCACGTCGGCAATCTTCTTCGGGCCGTAGGGCGAGTGCTCGAGGTCGCCGATGTAGAGGATCGACTCGTTCGGCAGTTGGTCTTTCACCGCCCGAGCGACGGTGAGACCGCCGACGCCGGAGTCGAAGATTCCGATCGGTGCGTCCGTCACGACATCCAAGCTTAGGTGAGGGCGGCGCCGTCGTAGGCGGCGCGGATGGCACGAGCGACCTTCGTGGCCTCCGGATGCCGGTACTGACGGTGCCACGCGAGGTGCACCTCGATCGGCGGCGCGTCGTGAATGTGCACGAAGACGACGCCCGGACGGGGCGACTGATGGGCCGTCGCCTCGGCGGTGACGCCGATCGCGTCGCCCGCAGCGATGAGGTCGAGCCATTCCTCGACATCGCCCGTCTGGGTCATCGGCGGCGCCTCGAGCCCAGCCGACGACCAGAGGGCCGGGCTCGTCGTCCCCGTGTGCCGATCGACGGCGACGAGGAACGGCACCAGCTCGGCAAGACCGACCGCATCGCGATCAGCGAGGGGATGGTCGACGGGCAGCACGGCCACGCGCGGTTCGACGCCGACAAGCTCGGAGTCGAGATCGGACCGTTCCACCGGATGCCGCACCACCGCGAGGTCGACGAGGCCGTCGACGAGGCCGGCATCCCGCCGGTTGAGGCGCACGAGCCGCATGGGCGTCGCCGGATGCGCACGATTCCACTCGCGGAGCACGGGCGTGGTGTGCGCGCCGAGCGCGGCCCAGGCGTACCCGATGCGCACGACGGAGCGCTCCCCGCGCGCCTCGGTCACCGCGCGGTCGAGCTCGGCGAGCACGCGCCGAGCCGTGGCCGTGAAGGCGATGCCGGCGTCGGTGGGCTCCACGCGACGGGTCGTGCGGTGCATGAGCGGCGCTCCGAGCTCGTGCTCGAGCGACGCGAGCGACCGGGAGACGCTCGCTTGCGACATCCCGAGCAGATCGGCGGCCGCCGTGAACGACCGCTCGTCGTCGACCGCGACGAGCACCCGCAACTGCCGAAGGTCAAGACTCATGTGAACAGCGTATCAATCGACGCGGATTGTATTTCTCGCTGCACCAATGACGACGTAGCGTGAGGGTATGGCACGGGAACGGATCGCAGCGGGTGCTGCCGTCGGCGGCGCCGTTTCGGTGCAGGTCGGCGCGGCGATCGGCGCGACGATCTTCCCGCTCGTCGGGCCCGCCGGCGTCGTCGCGCTCCGGCAGGCCGTCGCGGCGATCGCGCTGCTCGCCGTCGCTCGGCCCCGACTTCGCAATCTGAGCTGGTCGACCGTGCGACCCGCCATCCTGCTCGGGCTCGTGCTCGTCGTGATGAACCTCACCCTGTACGGCGCCGTGGAGCGGACCGGCCTCGGACTCGCGGTGACCCTCGAGTTCCTCGGCCCGCTCGCCGTCGCGCTCCTCGGTTCTCGGCGGCGGTTCGACCTGGTGTGCGCCGTCATCGCCGGGATCGGGGTCGTGCTCCTCACCGGCACCGTGCCGGGGCTCGACGTCGTGGGCATCCTCCTCGGCCTCGCGGCGGGCGCGGCTTGGGCGGCCTACATCCTGTTGAGCCAGCGTGCCGGACGCAGTCTCCCCGGCGTCCAGAGCACGGCGATCGCGAGCGTCGTCGCCGCGATCCTCACCTCGCCGATCCTCGTCATCGTCCTCGTCGGGCTCGACCCGCACGAGCTCCTCCGCGTCGCCGTCGTCGGCCTCGCCGCCGGCATCCTGTCCTCCGCGCTCCCCTACTCGATCGACCTCCTCGTGCTCCGACGCCTTCCTCGTCAGCTCTTCGGCGTGCTGCAGAGCGTGCATCCGGCCGCCGCCGCGGTCGCGGGCCTCGTGGTGCTGGGCCAGACGCTCGGGGCGTGGCAGATCGCCGGCCTCGTGCTCATCACCGCCGGGAACGCCATCGCCGTCGGCCGCGGCACCGCCTCTGCAGCACCGCCTGCACGTCGCCGACTGGCCGAGGTGTCACCGATAGGCTGACCGTGTGACCGGGTCTGCTGCGCTCTTCACCGACCGCTACGAACTGACGATGGTGGACGCCGCACTGCTCGACGGCACCGCGCACCGAGAGAGCCTCTTCGAGGCGTTCGCGAGGCGACTGCCCGACGGACGCCGCTATGGCATCGTCGCCGGCACCGGCCGCCTGCTCGAGCTCATCGATCAGTTCCGATTCGCCGAGGCCGAGCTCGAGTGGCTGCGCGACCACGAGATCGTGCGGCCTGCGACGATCGACTGGCTCGCCGACTACCGATTCTCGGGCGACATCTGGGGATACCGCGAGGGCGAGGCGTACTTCCCCGGTTCCCCCTTGCTGACGATCCAGTCGACATTCGCCGAAGCGGTGATGCTCGAGACGCTCGTGCTGTCGACCCTCAACTACGACTCGTCGGTAGCGAGCGCCGCGGCGCGCATGGTCTCGGTCGCGCT
The Agromyces albus DNA segment above includes these coding regions:
- the murI gene encoding glutamate racemase, with the protein product MTDAPIGIFDSGVGGLTVARAVKDQLPNESILYIGDLEHSPYGPKKIADVRGYALAVLDDLVAQGVKMLVIACNTASAAMLRDARERYDVPVVEVIQPAVRRAVSATRRGRVGVIGTEGTIGSRAYDDAFAAAPHLELFSAACPRFVEFVEAGVTTGDELLAVAAEYLAPLRTADIDTLVLGCTHYPFLKGAISYVMGEDVTLVSSDVETANDVYRVLVSTGMERRAALPPTYRYEATGHSTSDFLDLAHRLIGPEIPSVELVETGAVTLPDHAQLRQEIR
- a CDS encoding LysR family transcriptional regulator, with translation MSLDLRQLRVLVAVDDERSFTAAADLLGMSQASVSRSLASLEHELGAPLMHRTTRRVEPTDAGIAFTATARRVLAELDRAVTEARGERSVVRIGYAWAALGAHTTPVLREWNRAHPATPMRLVRLNRRDAGLVDGLVDLAVVRHPVERSDLDSELVGVEPRVAVLPVDHPLADRDAVGLAELVPFLVAVDRHTGTTSPALWSSAGLEAPPMTQTGDVEEWLDLIAAGDAIGVTAEATAHQSPRPGVVFVHIHDAPPIEVHLAWHRQYRHPEATKVARAIRAAYDGAALT
- a CDS encoding EamA family transporter, which translates into the protein MARERIAAGAAVGGAVSVQVGAAIGATIFPLVGPAGVVALRQAVAAIALLAVARPRLRNLSWSTVRPAILLGLVLVVMNLTLYGAVERTGLGLAVTLEFLGPLAVALLGSRRRFDLVCAVIAGIGVVLLTGTVPGLDVVGILLGLAAGAAWAAYILLSQRAGRSLPGVQSTAIASVVAAILTSPILVIVLVGLDPHELLRVAVVGLAAGILSSALPYSIDLLVLRRLPRQLFGVLQSVHPAAAAVAGLVVLGQTLGAWQIAGLVLITAGNAIAVGRGTASAAPPARRRLAEVSPIG